One window of Alkaliphilus metalliredigens QYMF genomic DNA carries:
- a CDS encoding CD1107 family mobile element protein, whose product MSRVMSIFLLLVVLMISPVYAVEDNVDTLKDEPEEEVIEYTEQEIKSNFASKVYQVEGSEKNNYLVKGGNENAINSLATKQHTAQGSVIESTNVEGQPYDLTLLSDEDKAGKNPLELRQFVSFETKSGKVFHLIIDHSQSVDNVKMLTEVGEQDLLNLIEENAEVALILKQDVLENDKKPISTQSELNPSFEVNELTEVPVGEKNNSSLIIIIVASVLAGAAGWYFKIYKPKQSTTYDEEVDEADYIDEEECVEDEEIN is encoded by the coding sequence ATGAGTAGAGTCATGAGCATATTTTTATTGCTAGTGGTTTTGATGATTTCTCCAGTATATGCTGTAGAAGACAATGTTGATACTTTAAAGGATGAACCAGAGGAAGAAGTTATTGAATACACAGAACAAGAAATTAAATCAAACTTTGCAAGCAAAGTTTATCAGGTGGAGGGTAGTGAAAAAAACAATTATCTTGTTAAGGGTGGAAACGAGAATGCCATCAATTCATTGGCAACAAAACAGCATACAGCGCAAGGATCTGTTATAGAAAGTACGAATGTAGAAGGTCAACCCTATGATTTAACACTACTAAGTGATGAAGATAAAGCAGGGAAAAATCCTCTTGAATTAAGGCAGTTTGTATCTTTTGAAACAAAATCGGGGAAAGTTTTTCATCTGATTATCGATCATAGCCAATCCGTGGATAATGTTAAGATGCTGACTGAGGTTGGGGAGCAAGATTTATTAAATCTTATTGAAGAAAATGCGGAAGTGGCATTAATCCTTAAACAAGATGTTTTAGAAAATGACAAAAAACCGATTTCCACACAGAGCGAATTAAATCCATCATTTGAAGTAAATGAATTAACGGAAGTTCCAGTAGGAGAAAAAAACAATTCTAGTTTAATAATCATCATTGTTGCATCTGTTTTAGCAGGTGCTGCTGGTTGGTATTTTAAGATTTATAAGCCTAAACAAAGCACGACATATGATGAAGAAGTTGATGAAGCTGATTATATTGATGAAGAAGAGTGTGTTGAGGATGAGGAGATTAATTGA
- a CDS encoding M23 family metallopeptidase has translation MTIVRRTLTNTKKSKQPKLKFEASKDKLNVESKPEALRQRLSYVKQKRFNDNVKQNKKNQQKRSIKKAYSKERHSTFNTGIKERIKNAVKQVKVWLTKGLKKFAIYMIGPIFMFVVFSVMILSVVQSFSGAVSTVVATSYQSSDLVVTNADVMYTRLEADLLYAINRVEEDHSSYDEYRYYVDAVGHDPHMVIAYLTAKFGEFTDADASNELSRIFDLQYDYRLIEKIEVRYRTVTHVSVNPETRETTTTTSQEAYDWYVLEVRLDTSDLEVIFTSRLNDDEKDLYETLIAIKGNFISFPSPIKEEWQNAISSPFGYRLDPMSKEVTFHGGIDIAKPTGTELVAIIDGKVIKTGYEADGYGHYIIIEAEKSKQTVLYAHCNSIVASEGDEVKKGQTIATIGSSGKSTGPHLHLEIRDSSGNKLNPYFYLSSEIVQED, from the coding sequence GTGACCATTGTAAGAAGAACCCTTACTAATACTAAAAAATCTAAGCAGCCAAAATTAAAATTTGAAGCTTCAAAGGATAAGCTAAATGTAGAATCTAAGCCAGAAGCGTTAAGGCAAAGACTATCCTACGTCAAACAAAAAAGATTTAATGACAATGTCAAACAAAATAAAAAAAATCAGCAAAAACGCAGTATTAAAAAAGCTTACAGCAAAGAAAGGCATAGCACTTTTAACACAGGGATAAAGGAGCGTATAAAAAATGCTGTCAAACAAGTTAAAGTATGGTTGACAAAAGGATTAAAAAAGTTTGCCATATACATGATCGGTCCAATCTTTATGTTTGTCGTTTTTTCAGTGATGATTTTGTCGGTGGTGCAGTCATTTTCAGGGGCGGTAAGTACTGTTGTTGCTACTTCCTATCAATCGAGTGACCTGGTTGTCACAAACGCAGACGTGATGTATACGCGACTCGAAGCAGATCTATTATATGCAATCAACCGCGTTGAAGAAGATCATTCTAGTTATGATGAATATCGATACTATGTGGATGCGGTTGGGCATGATCCACATATGGTGATTGCCTATTTAACAGCTAAATTTGGTGAGTTTACGGATGCGGATGCCAGTAATGAACTCAGTCGGATTTTTGATTTGCAGTATGACTATCGCTTAATAGAAAAAATTGAAGTCCGTTATAGAACTGTGACTCATGTTTCGGTAAATCCTGAAACGAGAGAAACGACAACGACAACAAGTCAAGAAGCCTATGATTGGTATGTCCTTGAAGTAAGACTAGATACGAGCGACTTAGAGGTAATTTTTACTTCAAGACTGAATGATGATGAAAAAGATTTATATGAGACATTAATTGCAATAAAAGGCAATTTTATTAGTTTTCCAAGCCCTATAAAAGAAGAATGGCAAAATGCTATTTCAAGTCCATTTGGGTATCGATTAGATCCTATGTCAAAGGAAGTTACCTTTCATGGAGGTATCGATATTGCAAAACCTACAGGGACTGAACTCGTTGCAATAATTGATGGGAAGGTCATAAAGACTGGATATGAAGCAGATGGGTACGGTCACTATATTATCATTGAAGCAGAAAAGTCAAAACAAACGGTATTATATGCCCATTGTAATAGCATTGTGGCCAGTGAAGGCGATGAAGTGAAAAAAGGACAAACGATAGCCACTATTGGGTCATCGGGGAAATCGACCGGTCCTCATTTGCATTTAGAAATTAGAGATTCCAGTGGCAATAAACTGAATCCCTATTTTTATTTGTCATCGGAAATTGTACAAGAAGATTAA